A single region of the Planctomycetota bacterium genome encodes:
- a CDS encoding ATP-binding cassette domain-containing protein, with the protein MTDRPLAELVGVTKSYGSADGGVPVLRGVDFAVAPGESVAVVGPSGCGKSTLLNILGTLDRPTSGRV; encoded by the coding sequence ATGACCGATCGTCCGCTGGCGGAACTGGTGGGAGTGACGAAGTCCTACGGCTCGGCGGACGGGGGCGTTCCGGTGCTGCGCGGGGTGGATTTCGCGGTGGCCCCGGGCGAGTCGGTGGCGGTGGTGGGGCCTTCCGGGTGCGGGAAGAGCACGCTTCTGAACATCCTGGGGACGCTGGATCGGCCGACGTCGGGGCGGGTG